From the Neobacillus sp. PS3-34 genome, the window AATAAAGGCGATAAAGTCCTGGTATCCAAACACCTGAATCCCGGCAAGTCAGTAACAACCAATCCCGACGAAATCACGAAGCTGAATAATAAATGCAGCCTTGATCATATTGAATACAAAATCAAAGCCTTCAATTACTTTGTAGATGAAACCTACACAGTAGCCGTAGACAAAGACAAAATGAAGCAGCCAGCCGATCCTCCTAAGAAAGATGAAAGTACAAGCGATAAAGCGGAGCCGGAAAAAGCGACGACCGATACGGTGACAGGCACCTCCCAGAAAACTTCCAATGAAGATACCAAAAGTCCGGCTCCTGATCAACCAAGTGTAGAAGAACCGTCCCAGGTGACACCTGCTCAGGAGGAACCGGTAGTAAAAGAGAATGATAAAGAGGACAGCAAGCAGGAGGAAAACACAAAAGTGGAGTTGCCGCAGCAATAGAATATTTCATTAAATACATCCTGGTTTTTCATGGAACCAGGATGTATTGCGTTGTCCGGGTAAACAAATATTTCATTTTAGGTAAAATATACCTAAAAATAAAAGGGAAACAGTTTAATGTGTGGAATATATAGGGAGTTACATGAGAGGAAGTACCCGGCACCAAACCAGATTCAAATCAGGTGCAAAATCTTGTAACATTTTCCATTTTAGTACGTCATATAAAATATAAAAAAACGAAAAACAAAAGGGGAATAGGGAAGAATGAAGAGACGATTAATGGCGGTGATTGTGGCGCTGGTGATGGGGTTGGGGCTATTAGTATGGCCACAAGGGAGCTATGCGGCAACAACGAAGGATCAGCTGATTGTGATTAATAAACAAACAAACCAGCTCGCTTTCTTTGAAAACGGCAAGTTAATAAAAACGTATCCGGTCGCAACCGGAAGAACGCCAAAGCTTACACCTGAGGGCAGCTTTTACGTCCGCGAAAAAATTGTGAACCGCCCATATTATAAGCTGCACATCAAAGGCGGCGATCCGAGAAATCCATTGGGCAACCGCTGGATGGGTCTCAGTGCCAGTGAACACGGATCGTACCCTTACGGCATCCATGGAACAAACAACGAAAGCTCGATTGGCAAACATATTTCCGGTGGCTGCATCCGTATGCACAACAAGGATGTGCAGGAGCTATTTGCAAAAATTCAAACCAAGGCGAAGGTAGTGATCGTCACTTCCAAAAGCACACTCACCGCTATCGCGAAACCGTATTTAAAGGTGACAGTTGCGAAAAAATAGAAAAAAGCAGAAGTCCCTTAAAGGATTTCTGCTTTTCTTCTTATTAAAAACTATTTGTGAAGGACGGGATCGATATAAGTGACGTTGTCAGCCATTGAGAGCAGATTGTCCGTGTTCATACTTTCAAAGTCTGTTTTATTAATGGATTCATTGAGGTAGGTAACATCTAAAATTTTCTTTTGAACACTATTGCCGGATTGATCGGCTTGTGATTGGTTTGAAATCAATTCAACGCTTTTTACCATGAAATGGCCCTTTTTTATCCCCCATAATATATTGGCAATATCCTGTTGGATGGTATAGGGCAGTAAACTCTCATTTGCGTTCGCATCAGGGGTAAAGTTTATGATGATATGGTCACCATGATCGATAACGACATCGGTAATTTTTTGTGCGCCTTTTTCCGGGGGGAGTCCAAGCTGTTCGTAGACAGCGCTTCTTACATTGTCAGGCGTAGCTTTTTTAGTTTGAGTTTCGTCCATTTTTGCTGTCGGCGCTGCTTTCTTTTGGGCAGCCTGCTGCTTGTCTTTTTCTATATTATTTGGTGTTGCTTGATTGTGAGAACAGGCAGCAGAAATCAGCATGATGGAAATAGAAATAGCGACGAGAAGAATCCTTTTATCATACCTACCAAATTTATCTGTAAAACCAATAATCATTTTCATGAAATTACCCCTTTCTTCTATTTATATCTTCTTCTTTTAAGTTTACTTCATTTTCCCGTATCTGTGCACCGAAGTTTACAGGTGACAGGCACCTTCCAATAAATTGGAAGGTGCCTGTCACCAAAATCTGCTAGTTAATTTGTACTAGTTAAAAAAAAGTGAATTATTGTTAAGAGTTTTTAAATTTATCAGAAGAATCTTCCGTTACTAACTATTTTATTATATAATGATTAGGTGGGCTTTTTTGTCATAGGTTACAAATGTAGGGAGTAATAGATTACTATTTTACTATTTTGTAGAAATATGTCATAAAAGCTCAGCGTATGAGAGTCTCGACTCTAAACGGCTACATACATCAAAGTGAGTTACCATCTTTTGGGGATTGTGGGATTCTTAAAACTAAGAAAAGGACAGGTGTAAAGCCGAATGAAGAAAAAGAATTTCGGTAAAATTAGCAGGTTAACTGCGACTGCTGTACTGTTTAGTACCCTTGTATCACCTATTGGATCGTTCCATGCGAAAGCGGATGCAAACTCCGGGAATACAGCAAAGCTGCGTATCCTGGAAACGACAGATCTTCACGACAATGTTATGGCATACGATTACTACCAGGATACAGGCAATAATATCAATTATGGTCTTTCCAAGACAGCAAGCTTGATTCAACAGGCTCGTTCAGAGGTTGATGCAAGCAACTCCATGCTGTTTGATGCCGGTGATTTGCTTCAGGGTAACCCAATGGCAGATTATGTGGCAAAAGTCCGTGGCCTAACGGATACGGATGTCCACCCAATGTTCAGAGCAATGGCAAAGTTACACTATGATGCAGGTATTCCGGGTAACCATGAATTCAACTATGGTTTGCCATATCTGAATACAGCATTGAAAAATGTTCCATACCCGTTCTTGAATGCAAATATTTATGTTGACGATCATGATAATGATCCAACAAATGACCAGAACTATTTCACACCTTATAAAATCATCGACAAAACCTTTAAAGACAATGCTGGAAACACACAAACGGTTAAGGTTGGTGTGGTAGGCTTCGCACCACCGCAAATCCTGCAGTGGGATAAAGACAATCTTGAAGGTAAAGTTATCGTAAAAGATATTGTTCAAACGGCTAATAAATACGTTGCAGAAATGAAAGCTAATGGAGCACAAGTTATCGTTGCGATTGCGCACTCGGGCTGTGACGTAACGAATGAAAGGCCAGCAGGATGCAGAAAATGCTGTTTTTTCATTGAGTAAGGTAGATGGCATTGATGCTCTTCTTTTCGGACATGCCCATTATAACTTCCCAGGAGGAAAGGAATTCCACCAGGGTAGTAATTTAAGCAATCCGGATCTTCCAGGACTGGATAACACAAAAGGAACAATCAACGGAACTCCTGCAGTAGAAGCTGGATTCTGGGGAAATAACCTTGGTGTTCTTGATTTAGCACTTGTTCAGCAAGCAGATGGAACGTGGAAAGCGGACAAAGCTGCTTCACAATCAGTTAACCGCGCTGTAACTGCTACAACTGTCGCAGATACTGATATCGTGAACGAAGTGAAACCTGAACATGATGGAACTCTTGCCTATGTACGCGGGAAAATTGGCGAAACAACTGCACCAATGCACAGCTATTTCTCACGCGTAATGGACGATCCAACGATCCAAATTGTGAATAACGCACAAACGGATTATGTGAAAAACTGGATTCAAACAAACAAGCCAGAATTAGCGGATATTCCTGTTATATCAGCAGGGGCTCCATTCAAGGCTGGACGCCAAGGATCAGGAGATTATACAAATATTGTAAAAGGCGACCTTTCAATTAAGAGCGCGAATGACCTTTATCTGTATAACAATACGCTAAAAGCGGTTGAATTAACGGGCGCAGAAGTAAAAGAATGGTTGGAGATGTCTGCATCGCAATTTAATCAGATTGATCCGGCTAATGCGAATCCGCAGGAATTAATTAACTATAGCTTCCAGCCTTACAATTTCGACGTCATTGACGGAGTGAAATATCAGGTGGATGTTACGAAACCTGCAAGATACAACATTGTAACGGGTGATGTAGCCAACGCGGATGCACACCGGATTATCAACTTCACAGACATGGATGGCAATGCGATTGATCCTGCACAAAAATTCATCGTTGCAACGAATAACTACCGTGCAAGTGGCGGCGGAAACTTCCCTGGTACAAGGGGCGGACATGCAACTGTCGTGGTTGATTCTCCGTTTGAAAACCGCCAGATTTTGATGGATTACATCAAAGCGAAAAAAGTAGTAAATCCTTCAGCAGATTTTAACTGGAAGATTGCTCCTGTAGGCGGAGTGGCAAAAACATTAACATTCAAATCATCTCCTGCTGCAAAGAATGTCTTAACATCTACTCCGGATGTGAAAGATGTTGGTGCAATAGCTGATAATTTTGAGCAATATTCTTTAGACCAAAACGTACACGTTCAATTGCTTGGAATCAACGATTTCCATGGCCAATTAAACACTCAAGGTACGGTTACAGTTAATGGTGTGAAAAAGCCTGTTGGTAAAGCAGCGTACCTTGCGACTTACCTAAGACAGCGCGAAGCAACAAACCCTAATAATACATTAATGGTTCAAGCTGGTGACATGGTTGGAGCGAGTGCTCCGGAATCTGCACTTCTTCAAGACGAGCCGACAATCCGTGTGCTAAACAGCCTTGGTTTCGATGTAGGAACTGTTGGTAACCATGAATTTGATGAAGGCGTAACAGAAATGAAACGCTTAATCTACGGTGGACCACACCCGAAAACGGGAAATGTTCCGTTTGAAGGTTCAACAATGAAATATGTTGTGGCAAACTTAAAGGATAAAGCAACAGGAGACCTATTATTTGATCCGTATGTAATCAAAAATGTAGGCGGAGAAAAAATCGGCTTTATCGGTATCGCATTAAAAGATACTCCAAGTGTGGTTATTCCATCCGCAGTGCAGGATGTTGTATTCACGGATGAAGTAGAAGCAATCAACAAATATGCGGCTGAGCTAAAGGCTAAAGGTGTTAAATCCATTGTCGTCTTAGCCCATGATCCTGGAACATCTAAAACAGACGGTACAGGTGCAACTGACGTATTAGCAGATATCGCGAACAGAACCGATAGTGAAGTAGACGTTATCTTTGGCGGACATAACCATGCTTACATGAATGCAATGGTTAACGGAAAGCTTTTACTACAATCTTACTCTTACGGTACTGCATTCTCGGATGTAGATCTTGAAATTGATCCAATCACACACGATATCGTGAAGAAGCAAGGTGAAATTGTTACTACTTTCAATGAAGGTGTGAC encodes:
- a CDS encoding L,D-transpeptidase → MKRRLMAVIVALVMGLGLLVWPQGSYAATTKDQLIVINKQTNQLAFFENGKLIKTYPVATGRTPKLTPEGSFYVREKIVNRPYYKLHIKGGDPRNPLGNRWMGLSASEHGSYPYGIHGTNNESSIGKHISGGCIRMHNKDVQELFAKIQTKAKVVIVTSKSTLTAIAKPYLKVTVAKK
- a CDS encoding 5'-nucleotidase C-terminal domain-containing protein, coding for MKGQQDAENAVFSLSKVDGIDALLFGHAHYNFPGGKEFHQGSNLSNPDLPGLDNTKGTINGTPAVEAGFWGNNLGVLDLALVQQADGTWKADKAASQSVNRAVTATTVADTDIVNEVKPEHDGTLAYVRGKIGETTAPMHSYFSRVMDDPTIQIVNNAQTDYVKNWIQTNKPELADIPVISAGAPFKAGRQGSGDYTNIVKGDLSIKSANDLYLYNNTLKAVELTGAEVKEWLEMSASQFNQIDPANANPQELINYSFQPYNFDVIDGVKYQVDVTKPARYNIVTGDVANADAHRIINFTDMDGNAIDPAQKFIVATNNYRASGGGNFPGTRGGHATVVVDSPFENRQILMDYIKAKKVVNPSADFNWKIAPVGGVAKTLTFKSSPAAKNVLTSTPDVKDVGAIADNFEQYSLDQNVHVQLLGINDFHGQLNTQGTVTVNGVKKPVGKAAYLATYLRQREATNPNNTLMVQAGDMVGASAPESALLQDEPTIRVLNSLGFDVGTVGNHEFDEGVTEMKRLIYGGPHPKTGNVPFEGSTMKYVVANLKDKATGDLLFDPYVIKNVGGEKIGFIGIALKDTPSVVIPSAVQDVVFTDEVEAINKYAAELKAKGVKSIVVLAHDPGTSKTDGTGATDVLADIANRTDSEVDVIFGGHNHAYMNAMVNGKLLLQSYSYGTAFSDVDLEIDPITHDIVKKQGEIVTTFNEGVTPDPAVNAIVQDALTQVAPIMNEVVGTATAPILKVENPHGESAMGNLIADAMKWEMNTDFAAVNSGGVRNELANPGNITWGQLFTIQPFGNDLVKLTVTGAQLRQMLNEQFPKDPNAVGARTKFVYISGFKYFWDDSKPWGQKIKEIILPDGSKINETKSYTITVNNFMADGGDGFGSLKTATNKLVGPTDLQGLIDYIKFKHSVSAKYEGRSTRVVDSPTPVPTPVPTPVPTPTPTPTPTPTPVPVPTPTPTPTPEPTPEPEPTPAGPVYWKGTVLKPGQIGMITVTKSINLWKNENGKLVLVRVLKPGQVFRVYNYVGAHGGQYGLGAGLFITNMKTNIKYETPSKAKLEQANQ
- a CDS encoding metallophosphoesterase is translated as MKKKNFGKISRLTATAVLFSTLVSPIGSFHAKADANSGNTAKLRILETTDLHDNVMAYDYYQDTGNNINYGLSKTASLIQQARSEVDASNSMLFDAGDLLQGNPMADYVAKVRGLTDTDVHPMFRAMAKLHYDAGIPGNHEFNYGLPYLNTALKNVPYPFLNANIYVDDHDNDPTNDQNYFTPYKIIDKTFKDNAGNTQTVKVGVVGFAPPQILQWDKDNLEGKVIVKDIVQTANKYVAEMKANGAQVIVAIAHSGCDVTNERPAGCRKCCFFIE